One genomic window of Fusarium fujikuroi IMI 58289 draft genome, chromosome FFUJ_chr01 includes the following:
- a CDS encoding probable uracil-DNA glycosylase, giving the protein MSTLKRKAGASTGNDSKKPKANGNIASFFGAAPKPAGAGASAPAPAVKFDKAKWVASLKPEQKELLQLEIDTLDESWLAHLKDDLVTKEFLDLKRFLDREISSGRKVFPPRNDIYSWSRHTPFSNVKVVIVGQDPYHNDNQAHGLAFSVRPPTPAPPSLKNMYIALKKDYPNFEPPPNRGGLLTPWADRGVLMLNTCLTVRAHEANSHSNRGWEKLTQRVIDLVAQKRTRGVVFMAWGTPAGKRVQKIDRVKHLVLQSVHPSPLSASRGFFDCGHFRKANDWLVTRYGPEGEIDWALGPGTSTKAPATEADAKEAKSADKKAEVIEKTKPEVVKKVEEDKENDAFDEDEEALEEALRLAEEEEKEKEK; this is encoded by the exons ATGTCGACCCTCAAGCGCAAAGCAGGCGCCTCTACCGGGAACGATTCGAAGAAGCCTAAGGCCAATGGCAACATTGCCTCATTCTTCGGAGCAGCTCCTAAgcctgctggtgctggtgcttctGCTCCCGCACCAGCCGTCAAGTTTGATAAGGCCAAGTGGGTGGCTTCCTTGAAGCCAGAGCAAAAAGAGCTCTTGCAGCTCGAAATTGATACTCTTGATGAAAGCTGGCTGGCGCACCTCAAGGACGATCTTGTCACAAAGGAGTTCCTGGACTTGAAGCGATTCTTGGATCGAGAAATCAGCTCTGGCCGCAAGGTGTTCCCACCTAGGAACGATATCTACTCTTG GTCCCGTCATACCCCTTTCAGCAATGTCAAGGTTGTCATTGTTGGTCAAGACCCCTATCATAACGACAACCAGGCTCATGGATTGGCATTCTCCGTTCGACCCCCAACTCCTGCACCACCTTCACTCAAGAACATGTATATTGCTCTGAAGAAAGACTATCCTAATTTCGAGCCACCACCAAACCGAGGAGGTCTTCTCACCCCCTGGGCAGATCGTGGTGTTCTCATGTTGAACACCTGCCTTACAGTTCGAGCCCACGAAGCCAACTCGCACTCTAATCGAGGATGGGAGAAGCTCACACAGCGAGTCATTGATCTAGTGGCGCAAAAGAGAACAAGGGGTGTTGTTTTCATGGCCTGGGGAACACCAGCCGGCAAGCGAGTGCAGAAGATCGATCGCGTCAAGCATCTTGTACTACAGAGTGTCCACCCTAGCCCTCTCAGTGCTTCCAGGGGGTTCTTTGACTGCGGTCACTTCAGAAAAGCCAATGACTGGCTGGTTACACGATATGGGCCTGAAGGTGAGATTGACTGGGCACTCGGACCTGGCACATCCACGAAAGCTCCAGCGACGGAAGCCGATGCCAAAGAGGCTAAATCTGCTGACAAAAAGGCTGAGGTCATTGAGAAGACTAAGCCTGAAGTGgtgaagaaggttgaggaggacaaggagaaTGATGCTttcgacgaagatgaggaagctCTCGAAGAGGCCCTTCGgttggctgaagaagaggagaaagagaaagaaaagtaG